In Gossypium arboreum isolate Shixiya-1 chromosome 6, ASM2569848v2, whole genome shotgun sequence, the following are encoded in one genomic region:
- the LOC108484332 gene encoding uncharacterized protein LOC108484332 isoform X2 → MSSHHLSELDSTTDSVASSPRSEHHAPHDARVRFMCSFGGKILPRPHDNQLRYVGGDTRIVAVHRSTSFAALLTRLSKLSGIANVSVKYQLPNEDLDALISVTTDEDLENMMEEYDRLAQNHNSRLARLRIFLFSKGDDSRTSSISSLLDGSVNREHWFLDALNSGANASGLERGRSEVSSIVSEVPDYLFGLDNSDEAQPRGPKLSTRQLLHENVSVSDPGSPAPVVSSSPFCSTSSAPVVVPSMPDLPPVKTKPDNPEPGFESKQNQIESLMEQPVSQPTTYSGSPMWHYIPGSHYSVPPAQQIPVYYVSGPVQPGNPQVQPVQIRPQYVQQYPMSTGQIPVGYHRPVAGVGQGYRPVTHVDPYDPALRVAPDGVKQPIYYGVRNAGAVPVYSGIVVPGGEELGRSGSDSTRGRVSQ, encoded by the exons ATGTCGTCTCACCACCTCTCTGAGTTGGACTCCACCACCGATTCCGTCGCGTCCTCTCCACGCTCCGAGCACCATGCTCCTCATGATGCCCGTGTACGGTTCATGTGCAGTTTCGGCGGCAAGATCCTTCCACGTCCACATGATAATCAGCTCCGTTATGTCGGTGGCGATACCCGCATCGTTGCCGTCCATCGTTCCACCTCCTTCGCAGCTCTCCTCACCAGGCTGTCTAAACTCTCAG GAATTGCCAACGTGAGTGTTAAGTATCAGCTTCCAAACGAGGATCTTGACGCGTTGATTTCAGTGACGACCGATGAGGATCTCGAGAACATGATGGAAGAATATGATCGGCTAGCACAGAATCATAACTCTCGGTTAGCTCGGTTGCGGATTTTTCTTTTCTCCAAAGGCGATGACTCTCGAACCAGTAGCATCAGCTCACTTTTGGACGGTTCGGTTAATCGTGAGCACTGGTTCTTAGACGCTCTTAACAGTGGAGCCAATGCATCTGGGCTCGAACGCGGCCGTTCCGAGGTTTCCTCGATTGTATCGGAGGTACCCGATTATTTATTCGGGTTGGATAACTCCGATGAGGCCCAACCCCGTGGCCCGAAATTAAGTACACGTCAGCTCTTGCATGAGAATGTCTCGGTTTCGGACCCGGGTTCGCCGGCCCCGGTTGTTTCTTCATCGCCCTTTTGTTCCACCTCATCAGCTCCAGTTGTTGTACCTTCAATGCCAGATCTGCCACCGGTTAAGACTAAACCAGATAACCCCGAACCGGGTTTTGAGTCAAAGCAGAATCAAATAGAGAGCTTGATGGAGCAACCCGTTTCGCAGCCAACGACATATTCGGGTAGTCCTATGTGGCACTATATTCCGGGTTCTCATTACTCTGTACCTCCCGCTCAACAAATACCTGTATATTATGTTTCGGGTCCAGTTCAACCGGGAAATCCGCAGGTTCAACCTGTTCAAATCCGGCCACAGTATGTCCAGCAGTATCCAATGTCAACGGGTCAAATACCGGTTGGGTATCATCGGCCGGTTGCTGGTGTGGGTCAAGGATACAGGCCAGTAACGCACGTGGACCCTTATGATCCCGCATTAAGAGTGGCTCCTGATGGTGTGAAACAACCTATATATTATGGAGTTAGAAATGCGGGTGCAGTGCCAGTTTACTCAGGAATTGTGGTACCGGGTGGGGAGGAATTGGGTAGAAGCGGGTCGGATTCAACACGGGGTCGGGTCTCGCAATAA
- the LOC108484332 gene encoding uncharacterized protein LOC108484332 isoform X1 yields the protein MFQSPHFQLRSVEKDRRQVIAAGPHLLPQFIYHWTIRNKGSDSSVISDFSQPLLLIYSAFKAKTFFNGESNALSVTFLLSVVLIAAAGNYHLINMSSHHLSELDSTTDSVASSPRSEHHAPHDARVRFMCSFGGKILPRPHDNQLRYVGGDTRIVAVHRSTSFAALLTRLSKLSGIANVSVKYQLPNEDLDALISVTTDEDLENMMEEYDRLAQNHNSRLARLRIFLFSKGDDSRTSSISSLLDGSVNREHWFLDALNSGANASGLERGRSEVSSIVSEVPDYLFGLDNSDEAQPRGPKLSTRQLLHENVSVSDPGSPAPVVSSSPFCSTSSAPVVVPSMPDLPPVKTKPDNPEPGFESKQNQIESLMEQPVSQPTTYSGSPMWHYIPGSHYSVPPAQQIPVYYVSGPVQPGNPQVQPVQIRPQYVQQYPMSTGQIPVGYHRPVAGVGQGYRPVTHVDPYDPALRVAPDGVKQPIYYGVRNAGAVPVYSGIVVPGGEELGRSGSDSTRGRVSQ from the exons ATGTTCCAATCCCCGCACTTTCAACTCCGTTCTGTGGAAAAAGATAGAAGACAAGTTATCGCTGCCGGCCCACACCTACTTCCTCAATTCATTTATCACTG GACTATCCGAAACAAGGGTTCCGATTCTTCTGTCATATCTGATTTCTCACAGCCACTTCTCCTGATTTATTCAGCCTTCAAAGCTAAGACATTCTTCAACGGAGAATCCAACGCACTTAGTGTCACTTTTCTTTTATCTGTTGTGCTTATAGCAGCAGCAGGTAACTACCACCTCATCAACATGTCGTCTCACCACCTCTCTGAGTTGGACTCCACCACCGATTCCGTCGCGTCCTCTCCACGCTCCGAGCACCATGCTCCTCATGATGCCCGTGTACGGTTCATGTGCAGTTTCGGCGGCAAGATCCTTCCACGTCCACATGATAATCAGCTCCGTTATGTCGGTGGCGATACCCGCATCGTTGCCGTCCATCGTTCCACCTCCTTCGCAGCTCTCCTCACCAGGCTGTCTAAACTCTCAG GAATTGCCAACGTGAGTGTTAAGTATCAGCTTCCAAACGAGGATCTTGACGCGTTGATTTCAGTGACGACCGATGAGGATCTCGAGAACATGATGGAAGAATATGATCGGCTAGCACAGAATCATAACTCTCGGTTAGCTCGGTTGCGGATTTTTCTTTTCTCCAAAGGCGATGACTCTCGAACCAGTAGCATCAGCTCACTTTTGGACGGTTCGGTTAATCGTGAGCACTGGTTCTTAGACGCTCTTAACAGTGGAGCCAATGCATCTGGGCTCGAACGCGGCCGTTCCGAGGTTTCCTCGATTGTATCGGAGGTACCCGATTATTTATTCGGGTTGGATAACTCCGATGAGGCCCAACCCCGTGGCCCGAAATTAAGTACACGTCAGCTCTTGCATGAGAATGTCTCGGTTTCGGACCCGGGTTCGCCGGCCCCGGTTGTTTCTTCATCGCCCTTTTGTTCCACCTCATCAGCTCCAGTTGTTGTACCTTCAATGCCAGATCTGCCACCGGTTAAGACTAAACCAGATAACCCCGAACCGGGTTTTGAGTCAAAGCAGAATCAAATAGAGAGCTTGATGGAGCAACCCGTTTCGCAGCCAACGACATATTCGGGTAGTCCTATGTGGCACTATATTCCGGGTTCTCATTACTCTGTACCTCCCGCTCAACAAATACCTGTATATTATGTTTCGGGTCCAGTTCAACCGGGAAATCCGCAGGTTCAACCTGTTCAAATCCGGCCACAGTATGTCCAGCAGTATCCAATGTCAACGGGTCAAATACCGGTTGGGTATCATCGGCCGGTTGCTGGTGTGGGTCAAGGATACAGGCCAGTAACGCACGTGGACCCTTATGATCCCGCATTAAGAGTGGCTCCTGATGGTGTGAAACAACCTATATATTATGGAGTTAGAAATGCGGGTGCAGTGCCAGTTTACTCAGGAATTGTGGTACCGGGTGGGGAGGAATTGGGTAGAAGCGGGTCGGATTCAACACGGGGTCGGGTCTCGCAATAA